The DNA window TCGATCTGCGAGAAGGGACGGCTGCCCAGGAAGAGCTTGGCCGACAGCGGCGAGGGGTGCGCCCCCTGCACCACCACATGCCGGGTGGTGTCGATCAGCGGCAGCTTCTTCTTGGCGTAGTTGCCCCAGAGCACGAAGACACAGGGCTCCGCACGGTCGTTGACCGCGCGGATCACCGCGTCGGTGAACTTCTCCCAGCCCTTGCCCTTGTGCGAGTTGGCCTCGTGGGCCCGCACGGTGAGCACCGCGTTCAGCAGCAGCACGCCCTGCTCGGCCCAGTGCATCAGATAGCCGTTGTCCGGGGTTTCCACGCCCAGGTCGGTGCGGAGCTCCTTGAAGATATTGCGCAGCGACGGCGGCACCTTCGTCCCCGGCCGGACGGAGAAGCACATGCCGTGCGCCTGGCCGTCGTCGTGGTACGGGTCCTGACCGAGCAGCAGCACCTTCACCTTCTCGTACGGGGTGGCCTCCAGCGCGGAGAACACCTCGCCCT is part of the Peterkaempfera bronchialis genome and encodes:
- the ung gene encoding uracil-DNA glycosylase; the protein is MEEFALPESWRPVLAGETSQPYFGALAEFVAAQRAEHQVFPPQGEVFSALEATPYEKVKVLLLGQDPYHDDGQAHGMCFSVRPGTKVPPSLRNIFKELRTDLGVETPDNGYLMHWAEQGVLLLNAVLTVRAHEANSHKGKGWEKFTDAVIRAVNDRAEPCVFVLWGNYAKKKLPLIDTTRHVVVQGAHPSPLSAKLFLGSRPFSQIDKALADLGHEPMDWRIPNLEES